A window of Vigna unguiculata cultivar IT97K-499-35 chromosome 4, ASM411807v1, whole genome shotgun sequence contains these coding sequences:
- the LOC114180555 gene encoding DNA-directed RNA polymerases I and III subunit RPAC2-like — MELGSNSDDSKSTFCLVDEDHTFANSIRYTLNQDPRVTYCGYSIPHPSFNRVNIRLQTTGDPAKEVFKDGCLELMLMCRHVRSTFDDALIEFKKTKTS, encoded by the exons ATGGAACTTGGGTCAAATTCTGATGATAGTAAATCAACATTTTGTCTGGTGGATGAGGATCATACATTTGCAAATTCTATTCGATACACCCTAAATCAGGA TCCTAGGGTGACATATTGTGGGTACAGTATTCCTCATCCCTCATTTAATCGAGTTAATATCAGACTCCAAACAACAG GGGATCCAGCAAAGGAGGTGTTTAAAGATGGATGCTTGGAACTGATGCTCATGTGCCGCCATGTTAGGAGCACTTTTGATGATGCtctaattgaatttaaaaagacCAAAACCAGCTGA